One region of Bactrocera neohumeralis isolate Rockhampton chromosome 5, APGP_CSIRO_Bneo_wtdbg2-racon-allhic-juicebox.fasta_v2, whole genome shotgun sequence genomic DNA includes:
- the LOC126760676 gene encoding partitioning defective 3 homolog isoform X4 yields the protein MFDVPPKCPALAHKLTGIFGWRHTYKVSAKHEGIQHTFLQKSYSLTLPKRPPSPYRGQKEPDSWVAVHHLQTQSGILDPDDCVGDVADDREQILASFDDSGPDPGVPQGGGDGASGSSSVGTGSPDIFRDPTNTDAPTNGQRGDAATPHIEVTSTTACPMTGLGLQVRRSSDPNLLASLKAEGGNKRWSAAAPHCGGDSPDRVLLDKSGYLTPQWEEEDDGQQHATAAPTQQPFARSGRLSMQFLGDGTGYKWMEAAEKLQHQQQQHPQQQPSHQYASQGQMYTTKSLPRESKRKEPLGQAYESIREKDGEMLLIINEYGSPLGLTAIPDNEHGGGLLVQHVEPGSRAERGRLRRGDRILEINGTKLIGLTEGKVQDYLRRSLEASELRVRVLRASGSNANQRSVSKSRRRDSKVAEMIEAEEKLASTVETKVATVSPTRKPHTAPVGTSLQVANTRKLGRKIEIVLKKGPNGLGFSVTTRDNPAGGHCPIYIKNILPRGAAIEDGRLKPGDRLLEVDGVPMTGKTQTDVVSILRATQPGATVRLVVSRQQELAEQDEREINYDEKERDVMNTPPKPPAPVLPSSLQKQQQQDKLPNGVKKSNSARSLFEQHQQQAQYQLNESQHFIDAGSESAASSDSLQAGIAWRSREVLTLHIPVHDTEKAGLGVSVKGKTSSNSNSSNNSMKHDGDLGIFVKNVIHGGAASRDGRLRMNDQLLSVNGVSLLGQNNAEAMETLRRAMVNNPGKHPGMITLSVARKIARSASSGDILEQTNSSSNASDNSGATVIYLSPEKKEARSGAGGCATNEMNRWSNPVLDRLTGGVCSSNSSQQARRPSRDHLNAGGGVAGGIGGAPGSAGLHGLRNESYYMATNETWSPALHHQKMMNGHVNNNTVLIEDDPEPMSPTLPHHPNDSVCTQSSNGGQNTTTAAPGFDATYSSQLSLETNNSGVEHFSRDALGRRSISEKHHAALDARETGTYQRNKKLREERERERRIQLTKSAIYGGSMESLTARIANANAQIPGYKHTKTASGVEAQQLQAEARDQVGDLGPSLGLKKSSSLESLQTMVQEIQMSDEPRGPTALRAPRGRGREDSLRAAVVADPEAGKPRKHWLLEEGTDQDGGFAHRNGPFQSSLNDGKHKSRAKKPSILRGIGHMFRFGKNRKDGVAPIDVQAAALAERPPASLPNNQLPAAALAALDRNTKLVPPAYQPPPPLPPANSTGSGGSGANTGAGVGNLSSNSNGIHHNDIFNHRYQHYANYDELHQQQMSSESENTATKQNQNSTDVLSESTLECMRQQVIRQRIKVEAESRRHQHYHSQRSARSQDINLQHHHHHAAMLSNSGSAADKSNLLRPTSTYYEYETVQHSVSPAAAAAQHHQLRNGSLKQNGHHSPITVNGVQQQQHQQQQQQSHQQHNNSNHHQQQQQQQQAQQQTVGPPPQAQPHWKVAGMNGFSPASLNSSARSRGPFVTHVTIRDQSSAAIAAQQPTYQTVQKQQPQFASAVVSGGAQPHASKV from the exons GAGCCTGATTCTTGGGTTGCCGTACACCATCTACAAACACAGTCGGGCATACTCGACCCCGACGATTGTGTCGGCGATGTCGCCGATGATCGCGAACAAATACTTGCCAGCTTCGATGACTCCGGTCCGGATCCGGGTGTGCCGCAAGGTGGCGGCGACGGTGCCTCTGGCAGCTCTTCGGTGGGCACTGGCTCGCCCGATATCTTTCGTGATCCCACTAACACAGATGCGCCCACAAATGGGCAACGCGGCGATGCTGCCACGCCGCACATTGAAGTCACCAGCACTACTGCCTGCCCCATGACCGGACTGGGTTTGCAAGTGCGTCGCAGCAGTGATCCGAATTTGCTCGCCTCGCTGAAAGCGGAGGGTGGTAATAAACGCTGGTCAGCAGCAGCGCCACACTGCGGTGGTGATTCACCCGATCGTGTGCTGCTCGATAAGAGCGGCTATTTAACGCCACAATGGGAGGAAGAAGACGATGGGCAACAGCATGCGACAGCCGCACCGACGCAACAACCGTTCGCACGCTCCGGTCGCTTGTCCATGCAGTTTCTGGGCGATGGCACGGGCTACAAATGGATGGAGGCCGCCGAAAAGTTacagcatcagcagcagcagcacccgCAACAGCAGCCATCACATCAGTATGCGTCGCAGGGACAAATGTACACCACCAAGTCGCTGCCGCGTGAAAGTAAGCGCAAAGAGCCGCTCGGTCAGGCTTATGAGTCGATACGCGAAAAAGATGGCGAAATGTTGCTCATCATTAATGAGTATGGTAGTCCGTTGGGTCTGACGGCCATACCGGATAACGAACATGGCGGCGGTTTGCTGGTGCAGCACGTGGAACCGGGTAGTCGCGCTGAACGTGGACGCTTGCGGCGCGGCGATCGCATACTCGAAATCAATGGCACTAAACTGATCGGTCTAACCGAGGGTAAGGTGCAGGACTATCTACGACGCTCACTCGAAGCATCCGAACTGCGTGTGCGCGTGTTGCGCGCCAGTGGCAGTAACGCTAACCAACGTAGCGTCAGCAAATCGCGGCGTCGCGACTCTAAAGTCGCCGAAATGATTGAAGCGGAAGAGAAATTGGCCTCAACCGTAGAAACGAAGGTGGCGACTGTCTCGCCCACACGTAAGCCACATACGGCGCCAGTGGGCACATCTCTGCAGGTTGCGAATACGCGTAAGCTCGGCCGCAAGATCGAAATTGTGCTGAAGAAGGGTCCGAACGGTCTGGGTTTTTCCGTGACAACACGCGATAATCCAGCCGGTGGCCATTGTCCGATTTATATTAAGAATATACTGCCGCGTGGCGCTGCTATCGAGGATGGTCGCTTGAAGCCAGGCGATCGCTTGCTCGAGGTGGACGGTGTGCCGATGACTGGTAAAACCCAAACGGATGTGGTCTCCATTTTGCGCGCTACGCAACCCGGTGCTACGGTGCGTTTAGTAGTGTCGCGACAGCAGGAATTAGCCGAACAGGATGAGCGCGAAATT AACTACGATGAGAAAGAGCGCGACGTTATGAATACACCACCAAAACCGCCAGCGCCAGTGCTACCCTCTTCATTAcaaaaacagcagcagcaggaTAAACTGCCGAATGGCGTTAAGAAGTCCAACAGCGCACGATCACTCTTTGagcagcaccaacagcaagCGCAGTATCAGCTGAACGAATCCCAGCACTTCATAGATGCGGGCAGCGAGTCGGCAGCCTCAAGC GATAGCTTACAAGCGGGCATCGCATGGCGCTCACGCGAAGTCCTCACACTACACATACCAGTACACGATACAGAGAAGGCCGGTCTCGGTGTCAGCGTCAAAGGCAAGACCAGTTCAAAttccaacagcagcaacaactcaATGAAACACGACGGTGATTTGGGTATTTTCGTGAAGAACGTCATACATGGTGGCGCCGCATCACGTGACGGACGTCTACGCATGAATGATCAACTCTTAAGTGTTAACGGTGTCTCGCTGTTGGGTCAAAATAACGCGGAGGCAATGGAGACGTTGCGTCGTGCCATGGTCAACAATCCCGGTAAGCATCCGGGCATGATAACGCTATCGGTGGCACGCAAGATTGCACGCTCCGCCAGTTCGGGTGACATACTCGAGCAGACCAATAGCAGTTCGAATGCCAGCGATAATTCCGGCGCCACAGTGATCTATCTGAGTCCGGAGAAGAAGGAAGCACGCAGCGGAGCTGGTGGCTGCGCAACAAATGAAATGAACAG ATGGAGCAATCCCGTATTAGATCGTCTAACCGGTGGAGTTTGCTCGTCGAATTCATCACAACAGGCGCGTCGGCCCTCACGCGATCACTTGAACGCTGGCGGTGGGGTTGCAGGTGGTATTGGCGGTGCTCCCGGTAGCGCCGGCCTACATGGCCTGCGCAATGAGAGCTATTACATGGCAACAAATGAAACGTGGTCGCCAGCTTTGCATCATCAGAAGATGATGAATGGCCAcgtcaacaacaacacagtTTTAATTGAAGATGATCCAGAGCCAATGTCACC CACACTGCCCCACCATCCCAACGATTCAGTGTGCACACAAAGCAGCAATGGTGGCCAAAACACGACCACAGCCGCACCGGGCTTCGATGCCACATATTCGTCCCAGTTGAGTCTCGAAACGAACAACTCGGGCGTTGAGCACTTTTCACGCGACGCGCTCGGTCGCCGTTCGATATCGGAGAAACATCACGCCGCCTTGGATGCACGCGAAACGGGCACCTACCAGCGCAATAAGAAGTTGCGCGAAGAACGCGAACGCGAGCGCCGCATACAACTAACCAAGTCTGCCATATATGGTGGCTCCATGGAGTCGCTGACAGCGCGTATTGCCAATGCGAATGCGCAAATACCCGGCTATAAGCACACGAAGACCGCTTCCGGCGTGGAGGCGCAACAACTGCAAGCGGAGGCACGCGATCAAGTCGGTGATTTAGGTCCCTCGTTGGGCTTGAAGAAATCCTCATCGTTGGAGTCGCTGCAAACCATGGTGCAAGAGATACAAATGTCCGATGAGCCGCGCGGTCCGACGGCATTGCGTGCGCCGCGTGGACGCGGACGTGAGGACAGCTTGCGCGCCGCTGTGGTGGCGGATCCCGAGGCGGGCA AGCCACGCAAGCACTGGCTGCTCGAGGAGGGCACCGATCAGGACGGCGGCTTTGCGCATCGCAACGGTCCCTTCCAGAGTTCGCTGAACGACGGCAAGCACAAGTCGCGCGCCAAGAAGCCGAGCATATTGCGCGGCATCGGACATATGTTTCGCTTCGGCAAGAATCGCAAAGACGGCGTTGCACCGATAGATGTGCAAGCCGCTGCCTTGGCTGAGCGCCCGCCAGCCTCGCTGCCCAACAATCAGCTGCCTGCCGCCGCTTTGGCCGCGCTCGATCGGAATACGAAGCTGGTGCCGCCTGCCTACCAACCGCCGCCGCCCTTACCGCCTGCCAACAGCACCGGCAGCGGTGGCAGTGGCGCAAATACGGGCGCTGGCGTTGGTAACTTGTCGTCGAACTCGAATGGCATACACCACAATGATATTTTCAATCATCGCTATCAGCACTATGCCAACTACGACGAACTGCATCAGCAACAGATGAG CAGCGAAAGCGAAAACACGGCCactaaacaaaatcaaaatagtaCAGATGTTTTATCGGAGTCGACATTAGAATGCATGCGGCAACAAGTTATCAGGCAGCGCATTAAAGTCGAGGCGGAAAG TCGCCGTCATCAGCATTACCATTCGCAACGCAGCGCCCGCTCACAGGACATCAACTTgcagcatcatcatcatcacgCCGCCATGTTGAGCAACAGCGGCAGCGCTGCCGACAAGAGCAACCTGCTGCGTCCCACCTCCACATACTATGAGTACGAGACGGTGCAGCACAGTGTGAGtccagcggcggcggcggcgcaaCATCATCAGCTGCGCAATGGCAGTCTCAAGCAAAACGGACATCACTCACCGATAACGGTGAATGgcgtgcagcagcagcagcaccagcagcaacaacagcagtcaCATCagcaacacaacaacagcaatcatcatcaacagcagcagcaacaacaacaagcacaacagCAAACAGTTGGGCCACCACCACAAGCGCAACCACACTGGAAAGTGGCGGGCATGAATGGCTTCTCGCCCGCCTCACTCAACAGCAGCGCGCGCAGTCGCGGTCCCTTCGTCACACACGTGACCATACGCGATCAGAGCTCAGCGGCCATCGCCGCACAACAACCCACATACCAAACGGTACAGAAGCAGCAGCCGCAATTTGCGAGCGCAGTCGTTAGCGGTGGCGCGCAGCCGCACGCATCGAAAGTGTGA
- the LOC126760676 gene encoding partitioning defective 3 homolog isoform X2, with protein MFDVPPKCPALAHKLTGIFGWRHTYKVSAKHEGIQHTFLQKSYSLTLPKRPPSPYRGQKEPDSWVAVHHLQTQSGILDPDDCVGDVADDREQILASFDDSGPDPGVPQGGGDGASGSSSVGTGSPDIFRDPTNTDAPTNGQRGDAATPHIEVTSTTACPMTGLGLQVRRSSDPNLLASLKAEGGNKRWSAAAPHCGGDSPDRVLLDKSGYLTPQWEEEDDGQQHATAAPTQQPFARSGRLSMQFLGDGTGYKWMEAAEKLQHQQQQHPQQQPSHQYASQGQMYTTKSLPRESKRKEPLGQAYESIREKDGEMLLIINEYGSPLGLTAIPDNEHGGGLLVQHVEPGSRAERGRLRRGDRILEINGTKLIGLTEGKVQDYLRRSLEASELRVRVLRASGSNANQRSVSKSRRRDSKVAEMIEAEEKLASTVETKVATVSPTRKPHTAPVGTSLQVANTRKLGRKIEIVLKKGPNGLGFSVTTRDNPAGGHCPIYIKNILPRGAAIEDGRLKPGDRLLEVDGVPMTGKTQTDVVSILRATQPGATVRLVVSRQQELAEQDEREINYDEKERDVMNTPPKPPAPVLPSSLQKQQQQDKLPNGVKKSNSARSLFEQHQQQAQYQLNESQHFIDAGSESAASSDSLQAGIAWRSREVLTLHIPVHDTEKAGLGVSVKGKTSSNSNSSNNSMKHDGDLGIFVKNVIHGGAASRDGRLRMNDQLLSVNGVSLLGQNNAEAMETLRRAMVNNPGKHPGMITLSVARKIARSASSGDILEQTNSSSNASDNSGATVIYLSPEKKEARSGAGGCATNEMNRWSNPVLDRLTGGVCSSNSSQQARRPSRDHLNAGGGVAGGIGGAPGSAGLHGLRNESYYMATNETWSPALHHQKMMNGHVNNNTVLIEDDPEPMSPTLPHHPNDSVCTQSSNGGQNTTTAAPGFDATYSSQLSLETNNSGVEHFSRDALGRRSISEKHHAALDARETGTYQRNKKLREERERERRIQLTKSAIYGGSMESLTARIANANAQIPGYKHTKTASGVEAQQLQAEARDQVGDLGPSLGLKKSSSLESLQTMVQEIQMSDEPRGPTALRAPRGRGREDSLRAAVVADPEAGKPRKHWLLEEGTDQDGGFAHRNGPFQSSLNDGKHKSRAKKPSILRGIGHMFRFGKNRKDGVAPIDVQAAALAERPPASLPNNQLPAAALAALDRNTKLVPPAYQPPPPLPPANSTGSGGSGANTGAGVGNLSSNSNGIHHNDIFNHRYQHYANYDELHQQQMSESENTATKQNQNSTDVLSESTLECMRQQVIRQRIKVEAESFTPRYVRLKSEDWICFELNRRHQHYHSQRSARSQDINLQHHHHHAAMLSNSGSAADKSNLLRPTSTYYEYETVQHSVSPAAAAAQHHQLRNGSLKQNGHHSPITVNGVQQQQHQQQQQQSHQQHNNSNHHQQQQQQQQAQQQTVGPPPQAQPHWKVAGMNGFSPASLNSSARSRGPFVTHVTIRDQSSAAIAAQQPTYQTVQKQQPQFASAVVSGGAQPHASKV; from the exons GAGCCTGATTCTTGGGTTGCCGTACACCATCTACAAACACAGTCGGGCATACTCGACCCCGACGATTGTGTCGGCGATGTCGCCGATGATCGCGAACAAATACTTGCCAGCTTCGATGACTCCGGTCCGGATCCGGGTGTGCCGCAAGGTGGCGGCGACGGTGCCTCTGGCAGCTCTTCGGTGGGCACTGGCTCGCCCGATATCTTTCGTGATCCCACTAACACAGATGCGCCCACAAATGGGCAACGCGGCGATGCTGCCACGCCGCACATTGAAGTCACCAGCACTACTGCCTGCCCCATGACCGGACTGGGTTTGCAAGTGCGTCGCAGCAGTGATCCGAATTTGCTCGCCTCGCTGAAAGCGGAGGGTGGTAATAAACGCTGGTCAGCAGCAGCGCCACACTGCGGTGGTGATTCACCCGATCGTGTGCTGCTCGATAAGAGCGGCTATTTAACGCCACAATGGGAGGAAGAAGACGATGGGCAACAGCATGCGACAGCCGCACCGACGCAACAACCGTTCGCACGCTCCGGTCGCTTGTCCATGCAGTTTCTGGGCGATGGCACGGGCTACAAATGGATGGAGGCCGCCGAAAAGTTacagcatcagcagcagcagcacccgCAACAGCAGCCATCACATCAGTATGCGTCGCAGGGACAAATGTACACCACCAAGTCGCTGCCGCGTGAAAGTAAGCGCAAAGAGCCGCTCGGTCAGGCTTATGAGTCGATACGCGAAAAAGATGGCGAAATGTTGCTCATCATTAATGAGTATGGTAGTCCGTTGGGTCTGACGGCCATACCGGATAACGAACATGGCGGCGGTTTGCTGGTGCAGCACGTGGAACCGGGTAGTCGCGCTGAACGTGGACGCTTGCGGCGCGGCGATCGCATACTCGAAATCAATGGCACTAAACTGATCGGTCTAACCGAGGGTAAGGTGCAGGACTATCTACGACGCTCACTCGAAGCATCCGAACTGCGTGTGCGCGTGTTGCGCGCCAGTGGCAGTAACGCTAACCAACGTAGCGTCAGCAAATCGCGGCGTCGCGACTCTAAAGTCGCCGAAATGATTGAAGCGGAAGAGAAATTGGCCTCAACCGTAGAAACGAAGGTGGCGACTGTCTCGCCCACACGTAAGCCACATACGGCGCCAGTGGGCACATCTCTGCAGGTTGCGAATACGCGTAAGCTCGGCCGCAAGATCGAAATTGTGCTGAAGAAGGGTCCGAACGGTCTGGGTTTTTCCGTGACAACACGCGATAATCCAGCCGGTGGCCATTGTCCGATTTATATTAAGAATATACTGCCGCGTGGCGCTGCTATCGAGGATGGTCGCTTGAAGCCAGGCGATCGCTTGCTCGAGGTGGACGGTGTGCCGATGACTGGTAAAACCCAAACGGATGTGGTCTCCATTTTGCGCGCTACGCAACCCGGTGCTACGGTGCGTTTAGTAGTGTCGCGACAGCAGGAATTAGCCGAACAGGATGAGCGCGAAATT AACTACGATGAGAAAGAGCGCGACGTTATGAATACACCACCAAAACCGCCAGCGCCAGTGCTACCCTCTTCATTAcaaaaacagcagcagcaggaTAAACTGCCGAATGGCGTTAAGAAGTCCAACAGCGCACGATCACTCTTTGagcagcaccaacagcaagCGCAGTATCAGCTGAACGAATCCCAGCACTTCATAGATGCGGGCAGCGAGTCGGCAGCCTCAAGC GATAGCTTACAAGCGGGCATCGCATGGCGCTCACGCGAAGTCCTCACACTACACATACCAGTACACGATACAGAGAAGGCCGGTCTCGGTGTCAGCGTCAAAGGCAAGACCAGTTCAAAttccaacagcagcaacaactcaATGAAACACGACGGTGATTTGGGTATTTTCGTGAAGAACGTCATACATGGTGGCGCCGCATCACGTGACGGACGTCTACGCATGAATGATCAACTCTTAAGTGTTAACGGTGTCTCGCTGTTGGGTCAAAATAACGCGGAGGCAATGGAGACGTTGCGTCGTGCCATGGTCAACAATCCCGGTAAGCATCCGGGCATGATAACGCTATCGGTGGCACGCAAGATTGCACGCTCCGCCAGTTCGGGTGACATACTCGAGCAGACCAATAGCAGTTCGAATGCCAGCGATAATTCCGGCGCCACAGTGATCTATCTGAGTCCGGAGAAGAAGGAAGCACGCAGCGGAGCTGGTGGCTGCGCAACAAATGAAATGAACAG ATGGAGCAATCCCGTATTAGATCGTCTAACCGGTGGAGTTTGCTCGTCGAATTCATCACAACAGGCGCGTCGGCCCTCACGCGATCACTTGAACGCTGGCGGTGGGGTTGCAGGTGGTATTGGCGGTGCTCCCGGTAGCGCCGGCCTACATGGCCTGCGCAATGAGAGCTATTACATGGCAACAAATGAAACGTGGTCGCCAGCTTTGCATCATCAGAAGATGATGAATGGCCAcgtcaacaacaacacagtTTTAATTGAAGATGATCCAGAGCCAATGTCACC CACACTGCCCCACCATCCCAACGATTCAGTGTGCACACAAAGCAGCAATGGTGGCCAAAACACGACCACAGCCGCACCGGGCTTCGATGCCACATATTCGTCCCAGTTGAGTCTCGAAACGAACAACTCGGGCGTTGAGCACTTTTCACGCGACGCGCTCGGTCGCCGTTCGATATCGGAGAAACATCACGCCGCCTTGGATGCACGCGAAACGGGCACCTACCAGCGCAATAAGAAGTTGCGCGAAGAACGCGAACGCGAGCGCCGCATACAACTAACCAAGTCTGCCATATATGGTGGCTCCATGGAGTCGCTGACAGCGCGTATTGCCAATGCGAATGCGCAAATACCCGGCTATAAGCACACGAAGACCGCTTCCGGCGTGGAGGCGCAACAACTGCAAGCGGAGGCACGCGATCAAGTCGGTGATTTAGGTCCCTCGTTGGGCTTGAAGAAATCCTCATCGTTGGAGTCGCTGCAAACCATGGTGCAAGAGATACAAATGTCCGATGAGCCGCGCGGTCCGACGGCATTGCGTGCGCCGCGTGGACGCGGACGTGAGGACAGCTTGCGCGCCGCTGTGGTGGCGGATCCCGAGGCGGGCA AGCCACGCAAGCACTGGCTGCTCGAGGAGGGCACCGATCAGGACGGCGGCTTTGCGCATCGCAACGGTCCCTTCCAGAGTTCGCTGAACGACGGCAAGCACAAGTCGCGCGCCAAGAAGCCGAGCATATTGCGCGGCATCGGACATATGTTTCGCTTCGGCAAGAATCGCAAAGACGGCGTTGCACCGATAGATGTGCAAGCCGCTGCCTTGGCTGAGCGCCCGCCAGCCTCGCTGCCCAACAATCAGCTGCCTGCCGCCGCTTTGGCCGCGCTCGATCGGAATACGAAGCTGGTGCCGCCTGCCTACCAACCGCCGCCGCCCTTACCGCCTGCCAACAGCACCGGCAGCGGTGGCAGTGGCGCAAATACGGGCGCTGGCGTTGGTAACTTGTCGTCGAACTCGAATGGCATACACCACAATGATATTTTCAATCATCGCTATCAGCACTATGCCAACTACGACGAACTGCATCAGCAACAGATGAG CGAAAGCGAAAACACGGCCactaaacaaaatcaaaatagtaCAGATGTTTTATCGGAGTCGACATTAGAATGCATGCGGCAACAAGTTATCAGGCAGCGCATTAAAGTCGAGGCGGAAAG CTTTACCCCTAGATATGTGCGTTTGAAATCGGAAGATTGGATTTGCTTTGAATTGAA TCGCCGTCATCAGCATTACCATTCGCAACGCAGCGCCCGCTCACAGGACATCAACTTgcagcatcatcatcatcacgCCGCCATGTTGAGCAACAGCGGCAGCGCTGCCGACAAGAGCAACCTGCTGCGTCCCACCTCCACATACTATGAGTACGAGACGGTGCAGCACAGTGTGAGtccagcggcggcggcggcgcaaCATCATCAGCTGCGCAATGGCAGTCTCAAGCAAAACGGACATCACTCACCGATAACGGTGAATGgcgtgcagcagcagcagcaccagcagcaacaacagcagtcaCATCagcaacacaacaacagcaatcatcatcaacagcagcagcaacaacaacaagcacaacagCAAACAGTTGGGCCACCACCACAAGCGCAACCACACTGGAAAGTGGCGGGCATGAATGGCTTCTCGCCCGCCTCACTCAACAGCAGCGCGCGCAGTCGCGGTCCCTTCGTCACACACGTGACCATACGCGATCAGAGCTCAGCGGCCATCGCCGCACAACAACCCACATACCAAACGGTACAGAAGCAGCAGCCGCAATTTGCGAGCGCAGTCGTTAGCGGTGGCGCGCAGCCGCACGCATCGAAAGTGTGA